In Dehalococcoidales bacterium, the following proteins share a genomic window:
- a CDS encoding chloride channel protein: MFRKTLADRLAAIALWFRSSEMVAWLILAVLVGLMSGLGAVAFRWLIKSFQTVFLDWGSHVFSFMGHYYIIVIPAIGGLLVGLLVYFFAREAKGHGVPEVMESVALRGGRIRPRVALVKILASSICIGSGGSVGREGPIVQIGSTFGSTIGQWLKLPEEMVKVMVACGAAGGIAATFNAPIAGVLFALEVILGRVVTRRFGYVVISAVVADFLAQAFLGNVRAFPLPEFGIVSGWEFGFYVVLGILAAFTAQLFVWLLYWSEDRFDALKKIPEYIRPVIGGLAVGAIGLYSLDVLGVGYEGITKALSGEITVWVVIAYLGFKILATSITLGSGGSGGVFAPSLFMGAMLGTAVGIFFGHFFPNITAPAGAYGIVGMAAVFSGAARAPFSAILIIFEMTGNYAIILPLMTAVVISTVVSRALRRESIYTLKLRRRGVDLDQEELGDVLRSTTVKEAMTKDYPTLPATTKLSQLFKTFQKTGHHGFPVIDEKGNLVGVLTETDIAHYLDTSYMESQLTAGDIVVKNPFVAYPEQMMFRLLDAIESTEARIPVVDRETRKLLGVIGRHEVISVYQKKTKQKLPARVRK, from the coding sequence ATGTTTCGTAAAACTCTCGCGGATAGACTTGCCGCCATCGCCTTATGGTTCCGCTCCTCGGAAATGGTGGCGTGGCTGATACTGGCGGTACTGGTGGGGTTGATGTCCGGGCTGGGGGCGGTGGCATTCAGGTGGCTGATTAAATCCTTCCAGACGGTCTTCCTCGACTGGGGCAGTCATGTCTTCAGCTTCATGGGGCACTACTACATCATCGTCATTCCGGCCATCGGCGGGCTGCTGGTGGGGCTGCTGGTCTATTTCTTCGCCCGTGAAGCCAAGGGGCACGGCGTCCCGGAGGTAATGGAGTCCGTGGCCCTGCGGGGCGGGCGGATAAGGCCGCGGGTGGCGCTGGTAAAAATCCTGGCTTCCTCCATCTGCATCGGCAGCGGGGGGTCGGTGGGGCGTGAAGGCCCCATCGTACAGATAGGCTCCACCTTCGGCTCGACCATCGGGCAATGGCTCAAGCTGCCGGAAGAAATGGTGAAGGTGATGGTGGCCTGCGGGGCGGCCGGGGGCATCGCGGCTACCTTTAACGCGCCCATCGCCGGGGTGCTCTTCGCGCTGGAAGTGATACTGGGACGGGTGGTGACGCGGCGCTTCGGGTACGTGGTCATCAGCGCGGTGGTGGCGGACTTCCTGGCACAGGCCTTCCTGGGGAACGTCCGCGCTTTTCCCCTGCCGGAGTTCGGCATCGTCAGCGGGTGGGAGTTCGGGTTTTACGTGGTCCTGGGCATCCTGGCAGCTTTTACCGCCCAGCTTTTCGTCTGGCTGCTCTACTGGAGCGAGGACCGCTTCGACGCCTTAAAAAAAATACCGGAGTATATCAGGCCGGTCATCGGCGGTCTGGCGGTGGGCGCCATCGGCCTATACAGCCTGGACGTCCTGGGCGTGGGCTACGAGGGAATTACCAAGGCCCTGTCCGGCGAGATAACGGTGTGGGTGGTAATCGCCTACCTGGGTTTCAAGATACTGGCGACGTCCATCACCCTGGGGAGCGGCGGGAGCGGCGGCGTTTTCGCGCCGAGCCTTTTCATGGGAGCGATGCTGGGCACGGCGGTGGGCATATTCTTCGGGCACTTTTTCCCCAACATCACGGCGCCGGCCGGGGCTTACGGCATCGTGGGGATGGCGGCGGTCTTCTCCGGCGCGGCGCGGGCGCCGTTTTCCGCTATCCTGATAATCTTCGAGATGACCGGCAACTATGCCATTATCCTGCCGCTGATGACGGCGGTGGTTATCAGCACGGTGGTCAGCCGGGCGCTGCGGCGGGAGAGCATTTATACCCTGAAGCTGCGGCGGCGGGGGGTTGACCTGGACCAGGAAGAGCTGGGCGACGTGCTGCGCTCCACGACGGTGAAGGAAGCGATGACTAAAGATTACCCTACCCTGCCGGCGACGACGAAGCTGTCACAGCTGTTCAAGACCTTCCAGAAAACGGGACACCACGGCTTCCCGGTTATCGACGAGAAGGGGAATCTGGTGGGCGTATTGACGGAGACGGATATAGCACACTACCTGGATACGAGCTATATGGAAAGCCAACTGACCGCCGGGGACATAGTAGTCAAAAACCCGTTCGTGGCTTACCCTGAGCAGATGATGTTCCGGCTGCTGGACGCCATAGAGAGCACCGAGGCGCGCATACCGGTGGTGGACCGGGAAACGCGGAAACTGCTAGGAGTAATCGGCCGCCACGAGGTAATCAGCGTTTACCAGAAAAAGACCAAGCAGAAGCTGCCGGCGCGGGTGAGGAAGTAG
- a CDS encoding VOC family protein yields MMKINLGLRFPGTCEEAFEFYRSVFGGELIKLQRYKEMREHGYEVAAGDENKLAFVGLALGENMLLGGDDYTESSGQQYIQGNNCTIEVRVDTKEEADRVFHALSAGGVIKMPLGDVYWGEYCGYFTDKFGVSWGVTCHCSQAA; encoded by the coding sequence ATGATGAAAATCAACCTGGGTCTGCGCTTCCCCGGCACCTGTGAAGAAGCCTTTGAATTCTATCGGTCCGTGTTCGGCGGGGAGCTAATCAAGCTGCAAAGATACAAGGAAATGAGAGAGCACGGCTACGAGGTTGCCGCCGGGGATGAAAACAAGCTGGCCTTCGTGGGCCTGGCGCTGGGAGAAAACATGCTCCTGGGCGGGGATGATTATACGGAATCCTCCGGCCAGCAATACATCCAGGGCAATAACTGCACCATAGAGGTCAGGGTGGACACCAAAGAGGAGGCGGATAGGGTATTTCACGCTCTATCCGCCGGCGGTGTGATAAAGATGCCCCTGGGGGACGTTTACTGGGGGGAATACTGCGGCTATTTTACGGACAAGTTCGGGGTAAGCTGGGGCGTGACCTGTCACTGTTCCCAGGCGGCGTAA
- a CDS encoding TIGR00341 family protein, with protein sequence MELRLVHIYYPENKSNELQNILEQHQNLDQRYQKLNGDWLQMQILMPENEIEKLTDELTQSFADVKGFRVNILNVAATIPRPEPPEKENNAVQPEPGPEPVKKPAPRISREELYSGISSATEISRNFIVLLGLSSIVAALGLQQNNLVIIIGAMVIAPMLGPNIALALATTLGDADLARRALKASGVALAVVLVFSLLLGFVLDVNPNTPEVVSRTQVNIQDIVIALASGSAGALAFTTSLSAALVGVMVSVAILPPLVTFGMLSGRLLWHPALGALLLFAINIVALNLAAVGTFIFQGIRPAKWWEAEKAKKATRIAVVSWLLLLIILAVLIVLSQK encoded by the coding sequence ATGGAACTGCGTCTGGTTCATATATATTATCCGGAAAACAAGTCCAATGAGCTGCAAAATATCTTGGAGCAACACCAGAATCTAGACCAACGCTACCAGAAACTGAACGGTGACTGGTTGCAGATGCAGATTCTCATGCCGGAGAATGAGATAGAAAAGCTGACCGACGAACTTACCCAGAGCTTTGCCGACGTCAAAGGTTTCAGAGTAAATATCCTGAACGTGGCGGCAACTATCCCCCGCCCCGAGCCTCCTGAAAAGGAAAATAATGCAGTCCAGCCTGAACCCGGTCCGGAACCTGTAAAAAAACCGGCGCCCCGGATAAGCCGGGAAGAACTATACAGCGGAATATCCAGTGCTACTGAAATTTCAAGGAATTTTATTGTTTTACTGGGACTCTCCTCCATCGTGGCGGCGCTGGGACTGCAACAAAACAATCTTGTGATAATCATCGGGGCGATGGTAATCGCCCCGATGCTGGGTCCCAACATAGCCCTGGCGCTGGCCACCACGCTGGGAGACGCCGATTTAGCCCGCCGCGCCTTGAAAGCCAGCGGGGTTGCGCTGGCGGTAGTTCTGGTGTTTTCATTACTGCTGGGCTTTGTACTCGACGTGAATCCGAATACACCTGAAGTTGTTTCCAGAACTCAAGTGAATATACAAGACATTGTGATAGCTTTAGCTTCAGGCAGCGCCGGCGCTCTTGCCTTCACGACGAGTCTATCAGCGGCTCTGGTTGGGGTTATGGTCTCTGTAGCAATATTGCCTCCGCTGGTTACTTTCGGCATGTTATCAGGCAGACTGCTCTGGCATCCGGCTTTGGGCGCTCTGCTCCTATTCGCCATCAACATCGTGGCGCTTAATCTGGCGGCGGTAGGCACTTTTATTTTTCAAGGAATCAGACCGGCCAAATGGTGGGAAGCAGAAAAGGCTAAAAAGGCCACTCGTATCGCCGTGGTATCATGGCTGTTGCTGCTAATAATACTGGCGGTGTTGATAGTGCTTTCTCAAAAATAA
- a CDS encoding FAD-dependent oxidoreductase codes for MATRKFERLMEPGKIGSVMTRNRIVKTGAGVMMWHEDETTMNGKVLAYYESLARGGVGLLIVESPTIDYPAGARWRARYRIDDDKYVPGLSELPKIIHKYGCPTFMQMNHDGPWQSNLFEAPGVPPDSPFKGPPIAASRVSLKSENDFHNEMPRELTIPEIEIIIDKFASAAVRAQQAGFDGVDVNAASSHLLHNFLSPFWNRRQDSYGGSQVNRARLVTAIVKEIKKRLGRDFPVSVCINAVETGQIAGIADDKCLTQEESHQTARLLQEAGADMIHVRSHWLGYHVGAYLPDLLFYPEPIVPLNHFPPQYNAGLRGAAANVNLAAGIKELVSIPVMVVGKLDAALGEQALREGKADFIAMTRRLQADPDFPNKVAAGRLQDIAPCTACENCLGSQRCRINAFMGKTFNTIDKADKKKKVVVVGAGPAGMEAARVAALRGHSVTLYDKQSRLGGLLPIAAMVKGTELEDLPAIISYYHRQLVKLGVKIKLGKQVNAKLIAAIKPDAVIVATGGMPFMPEIKGIRNHKVVSSAALHRQLKSYLRIFRPDTLRRLTKYYLPIGQRVVIIGGSLHGCELGEFLRKRGRQVTIVEQSAHMGQGMVDVIQAYLFKWFRKKDVTLISGVKEYVEINDQGLMIVNKDGSRQSLKADTIIPALPLVPNTTLYDSLQGKVPELYAAGDCHEPLLIADAVSAGMQAAREI; via the coding sequence ATGGCTACGAGGAAATTCGAGAGGCTGATGGAGCCCGGCAAAATAGGGTCGGTGATGACGCGGAACCGCATCGTCAAGACCGGGGCGGGGGTGATGATGTGGCACGAGGACGAGACTACCATGAACGGCAAGGTGCTGGCGTACTACGAATCGCTGGCGCGGGGCGGGGTGGGACTGCTCATCGTGGAGTCCCCCACTATAGACTACCCGGCCGGGGCGCGGTGGCGGGCGCGCTACCGTATCGACGACGACAAGTACGTGCCGGGGCTGAGCGAGTTGCCCAAAATCATCCACAAATACGGCTGCCCCACCTTCATGCAGATGAACCATGACGGCCCCTGGCAGTCCAATCTCTTCGAGGCGCCGGGCGTACCCCCGGACTCCCCCTTCAAAGGGCCGCCGATTGCCGCCTCCCGCGTCTCGCTGAAGTCGGAAAACGACTTCCATAACGAGATGCCGCGGGAGCTTACCATACCGGAAATAGAAATCATCATCGATAAATTCGCCAGCGCGGCGGTGCGCGCGCAGCAGGCCGGGTTCGACGGCGTGGACGTGAACGCCGCCAGCAGCCATTTACTGCACAACTTCCTCTCCCCGTTCTGGAACCGGCGGCAGGACAGCTACGGCGGCAGCCAGGTCAACCGCGCCCGCCTGGTAACAGCCATCGTCAAAGAGATTAAAAAGCGGCTGGGCCGGGACTTCCCCGTGTCCGTCTGCATCAACGCCGTGGAAACAGGGCAAATCGCCGGCATCGCCGATGACAAATGCCTGACCCAGGAAGAAAGCCACCAGACGGCGCGGCTTTTACAGGAGGCCGGGGCGGACATGATACACGTGCGCAGCCACTGGCTGGGCTATCACGTGGGGGCCTACCTGCCGGACCTGCTTTTCTACCCGGAGCCCATCGTCCCGCTCAACCACTTCCCCCCTCAATACAACGCCGGCCTGCGGGGGGCGGCGGCTAACGTTAACCTGGCGGCGGGGATTAAAGAACTGGTATCCATCCCGGTGATGGTGGTGGGCAAGCTGGACGCGGCGCTGGGGGAGCAGGCGCTAAGGGAAGGCAAAGCCGACTTCATAGCCATGACGCGGCGCCTCCAGGCGGACCCGGATTTTCCCAACAAGGTGGCGGCGGGGAGGCTACAGGACATCGCGCCCTGCACCGCCTGCGAGAACTGCCTGGGCAGCCAGCGCTGCCGCATCAACGCTTTCATGGGCAAGACCTTTAACACGATAGATAAAGCCGATAAAAAGAAAAAGGTGGTAGTGGTGGGGGCGGGCCCGGCGGGCATGGAAGCCGCCCGGGTGGCGGCGCTGCGGGGACACAGCGTCACCCTTTACGATAAGCAGTCGAGGCTGGGCGGGCTGCTGCCGATAGCCGCCATGGTGAAAGGCACGGAGCTGGAAGACCTGCCGGCAATTATCAGCTATTACCACCGCCAGCTGGTCAAGCTGGGCGTGAAAATAAAGCTGGGGAAGCAGGTCAACGCCAAGCTGATAGCGGCGATAAAGCCGGACGCGGTTATCGTGGCCACCGGCGGCATGCCGTTTATGCCGGAGATAAAAGGCATCCGGAACCACAAGGTAGTGAGCAGCGCCGCGCTGCACCGCCAGCTCAAGTCCTACTTACGCATTTTCCGGCCGGACACGCTGCGGCGGCTGACCAAATACTATCTGCCCATCGGGCAAAGGGTGGTGATTATCGGGGGGAGCCTGCACGGCTGCGAGCTGGGGGAGTTTTTAAGAAAGCGCGGGCGGCAGGTCACCATCGTGGAGCAATCGGCCCACATGGGACAGGGGATGGTGGATGTTATCCAGGCCTACCTGTTCAAGTGGTTCCGCAAAAAGGACGTCACCCTGATAAGCGGGGTGAAGGAGTACGTGGAAATCAACGACCAGGGGCTGATGATCGTCAACAAGGACGGCTCCCGGCAGTCCCTGAAAGCGGATACCATTATACCGGCGCTGCCGCTGGTGCCCAACACCACGCTTTACGATAGCCTCCAGGGCAAGGTGCCGGAGCTTTACGCCGCCGGCGACTGCCATGAGCCGCTGCTGATAGCGGACGCCGTGAGCGCCGGGATGCAGGCCGCCCGCGAGATATAG